Genomic segment of Chloroflexota bacterium:
GTATGTTTTTGGGGCTGGTAGCGAGGCTGCTCTTTTCATTTTGGGGCGGTGGCGAAACGGCAGACGCTGCGGACTTAAAATCCGCTGGAGGCAACTCCATGAGGGTTCGAATCCCTCCCGCCCCATTGAAACACAATATGTTGTAGATTCTGGCTGATCTTACCTATATCTGGTGGTCTCAGGCTCTCCTATCGCAGGAGAGCCTTTTCTTTTGCCTCCAAAAGTCCTGCGGACTTGCGCAAAGACAAAGCAGCAAAACTCCTGCGGATTCTCTTCAGGACTCCTGCGGACTTCGAGAATCCGCACTCTCTAAGGAATTGATATGGAGGTAACACAATGGCTGGAAATACCGATCTGACTACCCTTATCGAGGGATTTCGTCTCTTTTGCTTGGCTGAGGGCAAGCAAGTCACCACTATGCGCTGGTATATGGGAAAGCTTAAGGTTTTCGTGAACTACCTCCAGGCCCAGAACTTGCCAACCAGCGCTACTGAAATCACCACTACCCACCTGCGAGCTTTCCTCGTCCACCTGAGGGAGAACGTTAAGGCTGATGAGAACAATCCCATGAAACCAACACAAGACAAGCAACTCTCCCCTAAAACCATACAAGGCTATGCCCGCACACTGAAGGTTTTCTTCTCGTGGCTCGCTCGGGAAGGCTACCTCCGTGATGATTTGGGAAGGTTGCTTAAGATCCCCAGCGCACCAAAGGTGATCGTTGAAACCCTGAGCGACTCACAGATCAAGCAGCTGTTGTCAACCGTTGATTGCAGGACCCCGAGGGGATTCAGAGATTACTGCATCATCCTGGTCCTTCTGGACACCGGAGTCAGGCTGTCGGAGCTAGTCAACCTTCAGCTCAAAGACCTCGACCTGGAAAGAGGAGTCTTCAAGGTGATGGGGAAAGGTGCCAAAGAAAGGCTGGTACCCTTCGGCGCAAAAGTCAAGACGGCACTCTGGAAATACGTTCACAAGTTCCGACCCGAGCCATTCCATCCGAACATCGGCAATCTGTTCCTTCAATCCAACGGCCAACCCCTGACCTCTGATCAAGTATACCGGCTAATCAGGAATTACGCTCGCACGGCAGGAATTGAGGGTGTAAGATGCTCGCCGCATACGCTCCGCCATACTTTCGCTAAGAACTTCCTCATAAACGGTGGTGACCTGTTCACTTTGCAGAAGATCCTGGGTCACTCCAGCCTGGATGTCGTGAGAATATATGTGGAGCTGACCTCTGAAGAGGTGCAGGTTCAACACCGGCGATACAGCCCGGTGGACTGGCTGAAATTAAAGGTCTGAGCAGGTAGCCAGTCTGGCCCTGAAAACATCCATTGGGCTGTATTTCCACTGTTGGGCGAGGAGATCCTTCGTGTCGAGATTGACATAGAGTTTCACTACTTCTAGGCTGGAGTGACCAAGGATGCGCTGCAGGGTAAGCAGATCTCCTCCATTAAGGAGAAAGTTTCGGGCGAAGGTGTGCCTACAGGTGTGGGGGCCCAGCCGCTTTCCGTGGATCCCCGCTTCCCTGCACGCCTGGGCGATGATCTTATAGACGTAGTCAGACGTTAACGGGTATCCGGCCCTGGTCAGAAAGACATTATCAATGCTGCTCAGGGCGGGCGTCGGCCTGTACCTGTGCACATAGTCGAGTAGCGTCCTGCAACTACTTCTGCCCAGAGGAACTATGCGCTCCTTGTTGCCCTTACCGAGGACCTTGAAATATCCACCGTCTATACAGAGGTTCTTCATTTGCAGATTGACCAGTTCAGAGACACGCACACCGGTATCCAGGAGTACGTGCAGCATGGCGTAGTTCCGCTTCCCTTGGGCGGTAGGTTTTCTTATCGTGGTCAGAAGCCTGCTCACCTCCTGATCGGTGAAGAATGGCATCGCCACGGTCGCTATCTTCGGCGTCTTGATGTGCCTCATCGGATTGTCAGTCAGGAGACCTTCCATGACCGCCCAAGAGAAGAAAGCCTTCAGCGTTTTCACATAGCCGGCCACTGTGTGCGAAGACAATGCTCTGTCTCCGGTACAGCGTCGTGGGTTATTCTCGCCGACCTTGACCTGGGTTTGTAAGTGATGAACAAACCGCCTGATCTCCTGCACAGTGATTTCCTCCACCCGCGCGGATTGGCCTTGGTTTCTCAGAAAGACCAAGAAGTACTCCAACTTCTGCCGATACCAGCGTATCGTCCTCGGGCTTTTGCCCTCGATCTGACAACAAAGAAGATAGTTTCTGACCAGTGTTTCGACGGAATTGCCCGCCCTTGAGAGGCTTACTGCCCAGGCGCCTTCAGCCCGCACCCGAACCCCAGGACGCACTCTTTGAACCTTGCCCATCTTAGAAAACCATCCGCAATTGAACCTCTCGCGAGGTGAGACTCTCAATCCACAAATCTCATGCGCTGCTCTTCACCTGGCCTGCGCCAGATCGGCCCCAGGACATCCCCGTGAACCAGATCTCGAGCCGTCACCAGGACCGTGGGCAGAGAGGGGAACTCACCCCTACCAAGCCTTCTGGCCATCCAATCCACCATCTTCTTCTCCCTTCGCTCATCCGGAGCCACAATTAGGAGCCGTGGCCGGAGCTCCATTTCCCCAACATGGTTATGATAACCTCGTACTAGGTAGTACGCTTCATAGACCTGTAGTTTCTCAGCGAAGCGCGTCATGCTCTCCGTCCCCCGATCCCACTCCAGAAAAAAGGAACCCTCCTCCGTTCCCAGAGCCCACAGACAATAGGCGTCCGGGCTCAGGACGAGACGCTTTCCACGATGCGTGAATGCATAGCGCACTTCACCTTCCCCGAGCCACACCAATGCCCTCCCTCCCCTGCTCTCAAGGCCCTCTTTTATGGCAATGTAGAAATCCACTACTTCTAGCCCATGGCAGAGGCCAGCAATGCTCTCCACCCTGCGACCTCTTGCACCCGGGCCAACA
This window contains:
- a CDS encoding tyrosine-type recombinase/integrase, coding for MAGNTDLTTLIEGFRLFCLAEGKQVTTMRWYMGKLKVFVNYLQAQNLPTSATEITTTHLRAFLVHLRENVKADENNPMKPTQDKQLSPKTIQGYARTLKVFFSWLAREGYLRDDLGRLLKIPSAPKVIVETLSDSQIKQLLSTVDCRTPRGFRDYCIILVLLDTGVRLSELVNLQLKDLDLERGVFKVMGKGAKERLVPFGAKVKTALWKYVHKFRPEPFHPNIGNLFLQSNGQPLTSDQVYRLIRNYARTAGIEGVRCSPHTLRHTFAKNFLINGGDLFTLQKILGHSSLDVVRIYVELTSEEVQVQHRRYSPVDWLKLKV
- a CDS encoding tyrosine-type recombinase/integrase; amino-acid sequence: MGKVQRVRPGVRVRAEGAWAVSLSRAGNSVETLVRNYLLCCQIEGKSPRTIRWYRQKLEYFLVFLRNQGQSARVEEITVQEIRRFVHHLQTQVKVGENNPRRCTGDRALSSHTVAGYVKTLKAFFSWAVMEGLLTDNPMRHIKTPKIATVAMPFFTDQEVSRLLTTIRKPTAQGKRNYAMLHVLLDTGVRVSELVNLQMKNLCIDGGYFKVLGKGNKERIVPLGRSSCRTLLDYVHRYRPTPALSSIDNVFLTRAGYPLTSDYVYKIIAQACREAGIHGKRLGPHTCRHTFARNFLLNGGDLLTLQRILGHSSLEVVKLYVNLDTKDLLAQQWKYSPMDVFRARLATCSDL
- a CDS encoding replication-relaxation family protein produces the protein MIREQIQRLYFRKDGELASVQAACRRLRILTERGYLTRLRLPVTQGSGPYVYQPGRGALLAFNEGRKKVVGPGARGRRVESIAGLCHGLEVVDFYIAIKEGLESRGGRALVWLGEGEVRYAFTHRGKRLVLSPDAYCLWALGTEEGSFFLEWDRGTESMTRFAEKLQVYEAYYLVRGYHNHVGEMELRPRLLIVAPDERREKKMVDWMARRLGRGEFPSLPTVLVTARDLVHGDVLGPIWRRPGEEQRMRFVD